In a single window of the Silvimonas iriomotensis genome:
- a CDS encoding M90 family metallopeptidase — translation MFGFLRQRRRASFLAANPVDDALWQTAIDLPLFIGLTAPERQRLREHAAWFLHTKTITPLHGLELNEQARVILAAQAVLPIMNLDFDAYDDWSEVVVYPGQFLSRDRYTDHIGLVHEYEQHLAGQARPEGPVLLSWLDVSQSPWLDGWNVVIHEFAHKLDMRNGDANGRPPLHAGMDASEWKTAFSQAYNQLVRLAEYNMYSPIDLYAAESPAECFAVFSEYFFETPHALVTHYPRIYEQLKLFYRQDPVKRLPAVRYRPAFEPLDLGPAIPTPVPGGWA, via the coding sequence ATGTTCGGATTTTTGCGCCAGCGCCGTCGCGCCAGTTTCCTGGCGGCCAATCCCGTTGACGACGCGTTGTGGCAAACGGCGATCGATCTGCCGCTGTTCATTGGCCTGACCGCGCCAGAACGGCAGCGGCTGCGCGAGCATGCGGCCTGGTTTTTGCACACCAAAACCATCACCCCGCTGCATGGCCTGGAGCTGAACGAACAGGCCCGCGTAATCCTGGCCGCGCAGGCCGTGTTGCCGATCATGAACCTGGATTTCGACGCCTATGACGACTGGTCAGAGGTGGTGGTGTATCCAGGGCAGTTTCTGTCGCGCGACCGCTATACCGATCATATCGGCCTGGTGCACGAGTACGAACAACACCTGGCCGGTCAGGCACGGCCGGAAGGGCCCGTGTTGTTATCCTGGCTGGATGTCTCGCAATCGCCGTGGCTGGATGGCTGGAATGTGGTCATTCACGAGTTCGCGCACAAACTGGATATGCGCAATGGCGACGCCAATGGCCGCCCGCCGCTGCACGCCGGCATGGACGCGTCCGAGTGGAAAACCGCGTTTTCGCAAGCGTATAACCAGCTTGTCCGGTTGGCGGAATACAACATGTACAGCCCCATAGACCTGTATGCTGCCGAGTCCCCCGCAGAGTGCTTTGCCGTGTTCAGTGAATATTTCTTCGAAACGCCCCACGCGCTCGTGACGCATTACCCGCGTATCTACGAGCAACTCAAACTGTTTTACCGCCAGGACCCGGTCAAACGCTTGCCGGCAGTACGGTATCGCCCCGCCTTTGAACCGCTGGATCTGGGCCCGGCCATCCCGACACCCGTGCCCGGAGGCTGGGCATGA
- a CDS encoding AbrB family transcriptional regulator codes for MPTSHADTTRPGRLAGTSARSQWLILLALSAVLGAGLAACGLPAALLLGPMIAGIIVTANGGSRGVAPLPFQIAQSIVGAMIARTLPGWVHGDVGGHWLLFVGGVFSVLAVCVLLGWLLTRMQVLPGSTAMWGLSPGAATTMTLMAEAFGADVQLVALMQYLRVMLVAAAASIITRVLGAHAVHGTLASTNWWQMPDWTALAGTVALAAFAIVISRRFRLRAGAMLIPMFGGMLLVHLGWLKIELPVWLLVAAYAIIGWHIGLKFTRPLLQYAARALPRILLCTLALIAACGGLAVVLVQVAGVDPLTAYLATSPGGADTVAIIAASSHVDVSFVMAMQVCRFMTILLLSPLLARLMARRGKAAARP; via the coding sequence ATGCCCACCAGTCACGCCGATACCACTCGCCCTGGCCGCCTTGCCGGCACCTCTGCCCGCAGCCAGTGGCTGATTCTGCTGGCGTTGTCGGCCGTGCTTGGCGCCGGGCTTGCGGCTTGCGGTCTGCCGGCAGCCTTGCTGCTGGGGCCGATGATTGCGGGGATTATTGTGACCGCCAATGGCGGCAGCCGGGGCGTTGCGCCACTGCCGTTCCAGATTGCGCAAAGCATTGTCGGCGCCATGATTGCCCGCACCTTGCCCGGCTGGGTTCATGGCGATGTCGGCGGGCACTGGTTGTTGTTCGTCGGGGGCGTGTTCTCGGTGCTGGCCGTCTGCGTGCTGCTGGGCTGGCTGCTGACGCGCATGCAGGTGCTGCCGGGTTCCACCGCCATGTGGGGCCTGAGCCCCGGCGCCGCCACGACCATGACCCTGATGGCAGAGGCCTTCGGCGCTGACGTGCAACTGGTGGCGCTGATGCAATACCTGCGCGTCATGCTGGTGGCCGCGGCGGCCAGCATCATTACCCGCGTACTGGGAGCACATGCAGTGCATGGCACGCTGGCTTCGACCAACTGGTGGCAAATGCCAGACTGGACCGCACTGGCCGGCACGGTTGCGCTGGCTGCATTTGCCATTGTGATCTCGCGCCGCTTCAGATTGCGGGCCGGCGCGATGTTGATCCCCATGTTCGGCGGCATGCTGCTGGTGCATCTGGGCTGGCTGAAAATTGAATTGCCGGTGTGGTTGCTGGTGGCGGCCTACGCCATCATCGGCTGGCATATCGGCCTGAAGTTCACCCGACCCTTGCTGCAATACGCGGCGCGTGCACTGCCGCGGATTTTGCTGTGTACGCTGGCGTTGATCGCGGCCTGCGGCGGGCTGGCCGTGGTGCTGGTGCAAGTGGCCGGGGTTGATCCGCTCACCGCTTACCTGGCCACCAGTCCTGGCGGGGCCGATACCGTCGCCATCATCGCTGCGTCCAGCCATGTCGATGTGTCTTTTGTCATGGCCATGCAGGTCTGCCGTTTCATGACCATTCTGCTGCTGAGCCCGTTACTGGCGCGGCTGATGGCGCGCCGGGGCAAAGCCGCGGCACGTCCGTAA
- a CDS encoding UDP-2,3-diacylglucosamine diphosphatase — protein MRQTNGWDFDMADHALKFRSIWISDIHLGTAGCQADYLLDFLKNTESEYLYLVGDIVDGWAMKRSWYWQQSHNDVIQKVLRKARKGTHVIYIPGNHDEAARQFLGLMFGDIRIEDEVVHETVDGRKLLVLHGDRFDGVVQCAKWLAIVGDRLYGITLRLNYWFNRLRARMGLGYWSLSQYLKHKVKTAVNFVSSFENAVAQEARERGLDGVVCGHIHKAEMREIDGILYCNDGDWVESLTALVELPTGELRIVTWQKYFEEQSAQIAALAAPASAPNALGLQGAAA, from the coding sequence ATGCGTCAAACCAACGGCTGGGACTTCGACATGGCGGATCACGCACTGAAATTCCGCAGTATCTGGATCTCCGACATCCACCTTGGCACCGCAGGCTGCCAGGCCGACTATCTCCTCGATTTTCTCAAGAACACTGAATCAGAATACCTGTACCTCGTCGGTGACATTGTCGATGGCTGGGCAATGAAGCGTTCCTGGTACTGGCAACAAAGCCACAACGATGTGATCCAGAAAGTGCTGCGCAAAGCGCGCAAGGGCACCCATGTGATCTACATTCCGGGCAATCACGATGAAGCGGCGCGCCAGTTCCTTGGGCTGATGTTTGGCGATATCCGCATTGAAGACGAAGTGGTGCATGAAACCGTGGATGGCCGCAAATTGCTGGTCCTGCACGGCGACCGCTTCGATGGCGTGGTGCAGTGTGCCAAATGGCTGGCCATTGTGGGCGATCGCCTTTACGGCATCACCCTGCGCCTGAATTACTGGTTCAACCGCCTGCGCGCCCGCATGGGCCTGGGTTACTGGTCCTTGTCGCAATACCTCAAGCACAAGGTCAAGACGGCGGTGAACTTTGTCAGCAGCTTTGAAAACGCAGTGGCGCAAGAAGCGCGGGAGCGCGGGCTGGATGGCGTGGTCTGCGGCCACATCCACAAAGCCGAAATGCGCGAGATCGATGGCATTTTGTACTGCAACGACGGTGACTGGGTCGAAAGCCTGACCGCCCTTGTGGAATTGCCCACGGGTGAGTTGCGCATCGTGACCTGGCAAAAATACTTCGAAGAACAATCCGCCCAGATTGCCGCGCTGGCCGCACCCGCCTCTGCGCCCAATGCTCTGGGTCTGCAAGGGGCCGCTGCATGA
- a CDS encoding MFS transporter — protein sequence MNDLSLPHAGQQTRAPLQRLTLLALCLAVLVAQVDTAIINLAARPIGMALAAETSQLQWVVDSYNLVYASLLLTGGLLADLRGRRLVFMIGAALFTVASVICTVAPEVTTLIAGRALAGLGAALLIPASLALIRVVWPDQATRGRVLGIWAACNGVALAIGPTLGGVLIHVWGWRSVFLAVVPFSVAAVVLAALYVPESADPQARHFDPGAQLTGALALATLAFAAIEAHARWPWAVAALIVCALAAALFVRIEKHQGKAALVPLDLFGIAAFRGAAAGTIGMTFGMYAVLFLLPLTWQGSGQLSTTAAGLALMPMALVFVLVSPFSGAGTRHWGVRSMTCGGVLVIAGGLALIGLSAGSCQLLIAEIGLALTGLGMGMATGPLMGAAVGAVQAARAGTASSLINVARMAGATLGVAILGAIYTMAGGGPAGLRAAMATGVTVQLVCVALAWRHIGTTHT from the coding sequence ATGAACGATCTTTCTCTCCCCCACGCCGGCCAGCAAACCCGCGCGCCGTTGCAGCGCCTGACCTTGCTGGCGCTCTGCCTGGCGGTGCTGGTGGCGCAGGTCGACACCGCCATCATCAACCTGGCCGCCCGCCCGATCGGCATGGCCCTGGCCGCTGAGACCAGCCAGCTGCAATGGGTGGTCGATAGCTACAACCTGGTCTACGCCAGCCTGTTACTCACGGGCGGCCTGCTGGCTGATCTGCGCGGCCGGCGGCTGGTTTTCATGATTGGCGCGGCACTGTTCACGGTCGCCTCGGTGATCTGCACCGTGGCGCCTGAGGTCACCACGCTGATTGCCGGGCGCGCGCTGGCCGGGCTGGGTGCGGCTTTGCTGATTCCGGCCTCGCTGGCGCTGATCCGCGTGGTCTGGCCCGATCAAGCCACGCGTGGACGGGTGCTGGGCATCTGGGCGGCCTGCAACGGGGTTGCGCTGGCCATTGGCCCGACGCTGGGTGGCGTGCTGATTCATGTCTGGGGTTGGCGCAGTGTTTTTCTGGCCGTGGTGCCGTTCAGTGTCGCGGCGGTGGTGCTGGCCGCGCTGTATGTTCCCGAATCTGCCGATCCACAGGCGCGTCATTTTGATCCCGGCGCGCAGCTGACCGGCGCACTGGCGCTGGCCACGCTGGCGTTTGCCGCAATCGAAGCCCATGCGCGCTGGCCGTGGGCTGTGGCAGCGCTGATTGTCTGCGCGCTGGCGGCCGCCTTGTTTGTGCGCATCGAAAAACATCAGGGCAAAGCGGCGCTGGTGCCGCTTGATCTCTTTGGCATTGCGGCGTTCAGGGGTGCTGCGGCGGGCACGATCGGCATGACGTTCGGCATGTATGCCGTGCTGTTCTTGCTACCGCTGACCTGGCAGGGCAGCGGCCAGCTTTCCACCACCGCTGCCGGACTGGCGCTGATGCCAATGGCACTGGTGTTTGTACTGGTCTCGCCGTTTTCTGGCGCAGGCACACGGCACTGGGGTGTGCGTAGCATGACTTGTGGCGGCGTGCTGGTCATCGCCGGCGGTCTGGCCTTGATTGGCCTGAGCGCCGGCAGCTGCCAGTTGCTGATTGCAGAGATCGGCCTGGCGTTGACTGGGCTGGGCATGGGGATGGCCACGGGTCCGCTGATGGGGGCCGCCGTGGGCGCTGTGCAGGCGGCGCGGGCGGGTACCGCGTCATCGCTGATCAACGTGGCGCGCATGGCGGGGGCCACGCTGGGTGTGGCCATACTGGGCGCAATCTACACCATGGCGGGCGGCGGCCCCGCCGGCTTGCGTGCGGCCATGGCCACCGGTGTGACCGTTCAGCTGGTTTGTGTCGCGCTGGCCTGGCGGCATATCGGCACCACGCACACGTAG
- a CDS encoding glycosyltransferase family 4 protein, whose product MKILIVTDAWEPQVNGVVRTLKQTRAELIKMGHAVELITPQQFRTFPCPTYPEIRLSWRPGKKIAQQIETFKPDAIHIATEGPLGMATRRYCINHKLPFTTAYHSRFPEYVQLRFGIPLSWTYGFLARFHNAAEAVMVPTRVVVDDLQARGFKNVVMWSRGVDLEIFKPGQRERLQTRRPIFVYVGRVAVEKNVEAFLQLDLPGSRWVCGDGPAASSLKAKYGEAQGVHWLGVLNQNELAEVYNAADAFVFPSRTDTFGLVLLEAMACGCPVAAYPVTGPIDVIGTDGPGALQEDLGKACLDALRIDRDAVRKHAEKFSWAEASRQFLTHLHPFTTEAQREVALVVEGAAQ is encoded by the coding sequence ATGAAAATCCTGATCGTGACCGATGCCTGGGAACCCCAGGTCAATGGCGTGGTGCGCACGCTCAAGCAAACCCGTGCCGAACTGATCAAGATGGGTCATGCCGTCGAATTGATCACGCCGCAGCAGTTCCGCACTTTTCCGTGCCCGACTTACCCGGAAATCCGCCTGTCCTGGCGGCCGGGCAAGAAGATCGCCCAGCAGATCGAAACCTTCAAGCCCGATGCGATCCATATCGCCACCGAAGGCCCGCTGGGCATGGCGACCCGTCGTTATTGCATCAATCACAAGCTGCCGTTCACGACAGCGTATCACTCGCGCTTTCCGGAATACGTGCAGTTGCGGTTCGGGATTCCGCTGTCCTGGACCTACGGCTTCCTCGCCCGCTTTCACAATGCGGCCGAAGCCGTCATGGTGCCGACCCGCGTGGTGGTCGATGATCTGCAAGCCCGTGGTTTCAAGAATGTGGTGATGTGGTCGCGCGGCGTGGATCTGGAGATCTTCAAGCCAGGCCAGCGCGAACGCCTGCAAACCCGCCGCCCCATCTTTGTGTATGTCGGGCGCGTGGCGGTAGAAAAGAACGTTGAAGCCTTCCTGCAGCTTGATCTGCCCGGTTCGCGCTGGGTGTGTGGCGATGGCCCGGCGGCATCATCGCTCAAGGCGAAATATGGCGAGGCGCAAGGTGTGCACTGGCTGGGCGTGCTCAACCAGAACGAACTGGCCGAGGTCTACAACGCGGCCGACGCGTTTGTGTTCCCGTCCCGCACTGACACCTTTGGCCTGGTGTTGCTGGAAGCCATGGCTTGCGGTTGCCCGGTGGCGGCGTACCCGGTGACCGGCCCGATCGACGTGATCGGCACCGATGGCCCGGGTGCCTTGCAGGAAGACCTGGGCAAAGCATGTCTGGATGCGCTGCGCATTGATCGTGATGCCGTGCGCAAGCATGCCGAGAAATTCTCCTGGGCCGAGGCCAGCCGCCAGTTCCTGACCCATCTGCACCCGTTTACCACGGAAGCGCAGCGGGAAGTGGCGCTGGTCGTGGAAGGCGCTGCCCAGTAA
- a CDS encoding DUF1289 domain-containing protein codes for MNKPARPATPCIAVCSTGMGDDVCRGCGRTFVEVSQWVMMTDEERGAVFDRLEAHWAKAGLPPPWLARGV; via the coding sequence ATGAACAAACCCGCCCGCCCCGCTACCCCATGCATCGCCGTGTGCTCCACCGGCATGGGTGACGACGTCTGCCGTGGCTGCGGCCGCACGTTTGTCGAGGTCTCGCAATGGGTGATGATGACCGACGAAGAACGCGGCGCAGTGTTTGACCGGCTGGAAGCACACTGGGCCAAAGCAGGCCTGCCGCCACCGTGGCTGGCGCGTGGTGTCTGA
- a CDS encoding DUF6622 family protein, whose translation MSRWPGGISAPRTRSPRQKQFVAAGNNSSAPDTACRKLKCACGGVSTLGSSFQPQGTEPVMSHIPGYVFVILAVLIYIGVKRCLPREVRPERLLLFPLLIVAGGLNSMTGLFPDAAASSWACAVMAGAIGLAAGWHHARGWRLSFNAEGSRVRLPGDPGLLIIILFTFGFEFVLHFALAAHLSWTHSSLFAPAALAVWGLLAGMPAGRAINVLVRRQQAVSAPTQWSGVAR comes from the coding sequence GTGTCGCGCTGGCCTGGCGGCATATCGGCACCACGCACACGTAGCCCACGCCAAAAGCAGTTCGTCGCCGCCGGGAACAACTCATCCGCGCCGGACACGGCTTGTCGCAAGCTGAAATGCGCGTGCGGCGGCGTCTCTACACTGGGTTCCAGTTTCCAACCCCAAGGCACGGAGCCCGTCATGTCACACATCCCCGGATATGTTTTTGTCATCCTCGCGGTACTCATTTACATTGGCGTCAAACGCTGCCTGCCGCGTGAAGTACGGCCGGAGCGGCTGCTGCTGTTCCCCTTGCTGATTGTGGCGGGTGGCCTGAACAGCATGACGGGCTTGTTTCCGGACGCAGCTGCAAGCAGTTGGGCTTGCGCGGTCATGGCCGGGGCGATTGGCCTTGCGGCGGGCTGGCATCATGCTCGGGGCTGGCGCTTGTCATTCAACGCAGAGGGCAGCCGGGTACGGTTGCCGGGTGATCCCGGTTTGCTGATCATCATTCTGTTCACTTTCGGATTTGAATTCGTGCTGCATTTCGCCCTGGCTGCGCATCTGTCCTGGACTCATTCTTCGCTGTTTGCGCCAGCTGCACTGGCCGTGTGGGGGTTGCTGGCCGGCATGCCGGCGGGCCGTGCGATCAATGTCCTCGTGCGCCGGCAGCAGGCCGTCTCTGCCCCGACCCAATGGTCCGGAGTGGCGCGATGA
- a CDS encoding class I SAM-dependent methyltransferase: MSVGVLAPADSAGAQLAAQLGLPLLDAAPATGHYLVWERERLALAEVGEKARVEVDLIEGAQAHRRKFGGGRGQPVAKAVGLKSGNTPTVLDATAGLGRDAFVLATLGCTVHLLERNAVACALLADGLRRGLTDPDIALIVSRMRLEHHDARQWLPEQGQPASYDVVYLDPMFPEPDKRARAKKDMHAFQSLIGGDADADVLLAPARKIARQRVVVKRPRTAPWLAGVKPDFSFDGESTRFDAYLPLRDA; this comes from the coding sequence ATGAGCGTTGGTGTACTGGCGCCGGCCGACAGCGCAGGCGCGCAACTGGCCGCGCAACTGGGTCTGCCCTTGCTGGATGCGGCGCCCGCAACAGGGCATTACCTTGTGTGGGAGCGCGAACGGCTGGCCTTGGCCGAAGTCGGGGAAAAAGCGCGCGTCGAAGTCGATCTGATCGAAGGCGCACAGGCGCACCGGCGCAAATTTGGCGGCGGTCGCGGGCAACCTGTGGCCAAAGCGGTGGGCCTGAAAAGCGGCAACACCCCCACGGTGCTGGATGCAACGGCCGGGCTTGGGCGCGATGCCTTTGTGCTGGCCACGCTGGGTTGTACGGTGCATTTGCTGGAACGCAATGCCGTTGCCTGCGCGCTGCTGGCCGACGGTCTGCGGCGTGGCCTGACCGACCCGGACATCGCGTTGATTGTCAGCCGGATGCGGCTGGAACACCATGACGCTCGCCAGTGGCTGCCGGAACAAGGCCAGCCGGCCAGCTACGATGTTGTCTATCTGGACCCGATGTTTCCGGAGCCGGACAAGCGCGCCCGTGCCAAAAAGGACATGCACGCCTTCCAGTCGCTGATTGGCGGCGATGCCGATGCCGATGTGCTGCTGGCCCCCGCGCGCAAGATCGCGCGCCAGCGCGTGGTGGTCAAACGCCCGCGTACCGCACCCTGGCTGGCCGGTGTCAAACCGGATTTCAGCTTTGACGGTGAAAGCACGCGGTTTGATGCCTACCTGCCGCTGCGCGACGCCTGA
- a CDS encoding sensor histidine kinase, producing MNSPVAARLPATWSVHWARLSDTGSAWFALTLVLLNSLIGVSFWASGRGDVLWFDLLISNSIGFAAWGLGRLLTRGGRQAGLLVRSLIIAPVSVVVGVAFTGLTTGALPPFFAAGSGKIWLHLLPTFVAASVVCALVTILFQSMRMRTALETEKRRAAELRQSETAARLAMLQAQIEPHFLFNTLANVQSLISRDPERATQMLDHLNRYLRASLSRTRKPQSLLQEELTLIDALLSIAAIRLGQRLHYRIEVPDALRDLVLPPLLLQPLVENALLHGIEPAVDGGSITVSATREAGQLVLSVLDTGVGLGVSSHVHGGVGLSNVRTRLHTLYGERASLSVSGNAGGGVTARLIIPV from the coding sequence ATGAACAGCCCTGTCGCTGCGCGTTTGCCGGCTACCTGGTCGGTGCATTGGGCCCGGCTTAGCGACACCGGCTCGGCCTGGTTTGCCCTCACCCTGGTGCTGCTCAACAGCCTGATCGGGGTGAGCTTCTGGGCAAGCGGGCGCGGCGACGTGTTGTGGTTTGATCTGCTGATTTCAAACAGCATCGGGTTTGCCGCCTGGGGCTTGGGGCGGTTACTGACACGCGGTGGCCGCCAGGCGGGGCTGCTGGTTCGCAGTCTGATCATTGCACCGGTCAGTGTGGTGGTCGGCGTGGCCTTTACCGGCCTGACCACGGGTGCGCTGCCGCCGTTCTTTGCGGCGGGCAGCGGCAAAATCTGGCTGCATTTGTTGCCGACGTTTGTTGCCGCCAGCGTGGTGTGTGCACTGGTAACCATCCTGTTCCAGTCCATGCGCATGCGTACTGCGCTGGAAACCGAGAAACGCCGCGCGGCTGAATTGCGCCAGTCCGAGACTGCCGCGCGCCTGGCCATGCTGCAGGCGCAGATCGAGCCACATTTTCTGTTCAATACACTGGCCAACGTACAAAGCCTGATCAGCCGCGATCCAGAGCGGGCCACGCAGATGCTGGACCACCTGAACCGCTATCTGCGCGCCAGCCTCTCCCGCACCCGCAAGCCGCAATCCTTGCTGCAAGAAGAACTGACGCTGATTGACGCGCTGTTATCGATTGCCGCCATCCGCCTGGGCCAGCGTCTGCACTATCGCATTGAGGTGCCCGATGCCCTGCGTGATCTGGTCTTGCCGCCCCTGTTGCTGCAACCACTGGTGGAAAACGCCTTGCTGCACGGCATTGAGCCGGCGGTTGATGGCGGCAGCATCACCGTCAGCGCCACCCGTGAAGCCGGCCAGCTGGTGCTGAGCGTGCTGGATACCGGCGTTGGCCTTGGCGTAAGCAGCCATGTGCATGGTGGCGTGGGTTTATCCAATGTCCGCACGCGGCTGCACACCTTGTATGGCGAGCGGGCCAGTCTGTCGGTTTCAGGCAATGCCGGTGGCGGCGTCACCGCCCGTTTGATCATTCCAGTCTGA
- a CDS encoding LytR/AlgR family response regulator transcription factor yields MPTALIADDEPNLAAELAERLTRFWPELTIVGMPRNGIEALAQINATQPDFAFLDIRMPGLDGLKVASLATDTRVIFVTAYDEYAVEAFDKSAVDYLLKPLSDERLLRCIARLQREAPAPAPVALPPASKDTGPIRWLTVGLGDTTHLIAVDEVAFFQATDKYTEVVVGDKRHLIRTPLKDLALRLDPERFVQVHRGVIVSLAAIDHVQRDLLGRLRIHLRNRTDTLPVSRAYTGLFKQM; encoded by the coding sequence ATGCCCACCGCCCTGATCGCTGATGACGAACCCAATCTGGCCGCCGAACTGGCCGAACGCCTGACCCGCTTCTGGCCAGAGCTAACCATTGTCGGCATGCCACGCAACGGCATTGAAGCGCTGGCGCAGATCAACGCCACCCAGCCGGATTTTGCTTTTCTGGATATCCGCATGCCGGGTCTGGACGGCCTGAAAGTGGCCAGCCTGGCCACCGATACCCGCGTGATCTTTGTCACCGCCTATGACGAATACGCGGTCGAGGCGTTTGACAAATCTGCGGTGGATTACTTGCTCAAGCCCCTGAGTGACGAGCGTCTGCTGCGTTGCATTGCCCGCCTGCAGCGCGAGGCCCCGGCACCTGCGCCAGTCGCGCTGCCGCCGGCCAGCAAGGACACCGGGCCGATCCGCTGGTTGACGGTGGGGCTGGGCGATACCACGCACCTCATCGCGGTAGATGAAGTGGCGTTTTTCCAGGCGACCGACAAATACACCGAGGTGGTCGTGGGCGACAAACGCCACCTGATCCGCACACCGCTCAAAGACCTGGCCTTGCGGCTGGACCCGGAACGCTTTGTCCAGGTGCACCGCGGGGTGATTGTGTCGCTGGCGGCGATTGATCATGTGCAGCGCGACTTGCTGGGCCGCCTGCGCATCCATCTGCGCAATCGCACCGACACCCTGCCTGTCAGCCGCGCCTATACCGGCCTGTTCAAGCAGATGTAG
- a CDS encoding helix-turn-helix transcriptional regulator, whose translation MSTLEENRLGNYLKNRRARLDPVAFGYPSGNRRTPGLRREEVALRANISATWYTWLEQGRGGVPSTAVLERIASALDLTTAEREHLFLLAQDRPPEIRYQAPGPVSARLQRILDAMPLSPAFVRTSCWDIVAWNQAALKVLGDYDNMPPQQRNTLRMLFSNPDVRKRMLHWEEDAGSVVATFRAESTRAGAPDAVRXFRAESTRAGAPDAVRALVADMIATSPEFASMWHRNEVRTHGEGTKHIMHPVVGLLTLDYSAFAVDGQPDLSMVVYNPATPEDVERVRVLIG comes from the coding sequence ATGAGCACCCTGGAAGAAAACCGGCTGGGTAATTACCTGAAGAACCGCCGCGCGCGGCTGGACCCGGTCGCGTTTGGTTACCCGTCCGGCAACCGGCGCACGCCCGGCTTGCGGCGTGAAGAAGTCGCCCTGCGCGCCAACATCAGCGCCACCTGGTACACCTGGCTGGAACAAGGTCGCGGTGGCGTGCCCTCTACCGCTGTGCTCGAACGCATTGCCAGCGCGCTGGATCTGACCACCGCCGAGCGCGAGCACCTGTTTTTGCTGGCACAAGATCGCCCGCCCGAAATCCGCTACCAGGCGCCGGGCCCGGTCTCTGCCCGTCTGCAGCGCATTCTGGACGCCATGCCGTTAAGCCCGGCGTTCGTGCGTACATCCTGCTGGGATATCGTGGCGTGGAATCAGGCCGCTCTCAAAGTGCTGGGCGATTACGACAACATGCCGCCGCAGCAACGCAATACCCTGCGCATGCTGTTCAGCAATCCGGACGTGCGCAAACGCATGCTGCACTGGGAGGAAGACGCGGGCTCGGTGGTCGCCACCTTTCGCGCAGAATCCACCCGGGCCGGCGCGCCTGATGCGGTGCGTNCCTTTCGCGCAGAATCCACCCGGGCCGGCGCGCCTGATGCGGTGCGTGCGCTGGTGGCCGACATGATCGCCACCAGCCCGGAATTTGCCAGCATGTGGCATCGCAATGAAGTCCGCACGCATGGCGAAGGCACCAAGCACATCATGCATCCGGTGGTGGGGCTGCTGACGCTGGATTACTCCGCTTTTGCCGTTGATGGCCAGCCTGATCTGAGCATGGTGGTCTACAACCCCGCCACGCCCGAGGATGTCGAACGCGTGCGGGTTCTGATCGGGTAA
- a CDS encoding TetR/AcrR family transcriptional regulator codes for MSRLPKENAAVPLAQAVAPQRERGRLRVAAILEAAALVFVEKGYDKATMTEIAARSGTAIGSLYRFFPTKGALADNLLLRYAHSTVSGLAELAEQADRMTLEGLAEALVDLREDLLTQRAVVLALVDAREGSQDIRQQFREHSRAGMSQVLQKAIPGLPATRAHAMAVLMLHVLKGAATASAEDPATRHMVLAEMRELLRSWLFSARQAVAATSA; via the coding sequence ATGTCCAGACTGCCCAAAGAGAACGCCGCTGTGCCGCTGGCACAGGCGGTCGCCCCGCAACGTGAACGCGGTCGCTTGCGCGTCGCCGCCATTCTTGAGGCGGCCGCACTCGTGTTTGTAGAAAAAGGTTATGACAAAGCCACCATGACCGAAATTGCCGCCCGCTCCGGTACGGCCATCGGCTCGCTTTACCGGTTTTTCCCGACCAAAGGGGCGCTGGCGGACAACCTGCTGCTGCGCTACGCCCACAGCACGGTGAGCGGCCTGGCAGAACTGGCAGAGCAGGCGGATCGCATGACGCTGGAAGGGCTGGCCGAGGCGCTGGTGGATCTGCGGGAAGATCTGTTAACCCAGCGCGCCGTGGTGCTGGCGCTGGTCGATGCGCGTGAAGGCAGCCAGGACATCCGCCAGCAGTTCCGGGAGCACTCCCGCGCTGGCATGAGCCAGGTGCTGCAAAAGGCGATTCCCGGTTTGCCGGCTACGCGGGCGCATGCCATGGCGGTGCTGATGCTGCATGTACTCAAAGGCGCGGCCACAGCCAGCGCCGAAGACCCGGCCACGCGGCATATGGTGCTGGCCGAAATGCGTGAACTGCTGCGCAGCTGGCTATTTAGCGCACGCCAGGCGGTGGCGGCTACATCTGCTTGA